The Pyrus communis chromosome 5, drPyrComm1.1, whole genome shotgun sequence region atttcttcttcttgtttttgtttacaGGGACGACATGAATAACCCCAGATTCTGGTCAAAGGTTTGCCTGCACAAGATTGCTAAGTTAGCCAAGGAAGCTACAACCGTACGGCGTGTATTAGAATCTTTGTTCCGCTGTTTTGATAATGGAGATCTCTGGTCTCCTAAACATGGACTCGTGCTGTCTGTCTTGATGGATATGCagttaataattgaaaattgtggtatttaatttttcttcaaattgctTAGAACTTGTTGCCTCTGGGAACTTGACTAGTCTTCTTTTGTGATGAAATTAGTTGCACTCTTCCAACTGATATTTTGATGACCTGTGAACTGCTTCTTGCAGGGCAGAACAGGCACTTCATGTTGTCCATCTTAATTAAGCATCTTGATCACAAGAATGTTCTTAAGAACCCAAATATGCAGCTGGACATTGTTGATGTTGCCACCTCTCTTGCTCGAGAAGCAAAGGTCCAATCATCAGTTGCGATAATTGGTGCTCTGAGTGATATGATGAGACACCTGCGGAAAAGTATACATTGCTCACTTGATGATTCAAATTTGGGGGCCGAAGTAATTGAATGGAACCGAAAATTTCGAGCAGCAGTGGATGAGTGCCTTGTGCAGTTGACACATAAGGTGATGATAACATCCATTACATTTCTTTAAAGATGGAACAAATAGTCTCCCAAGGTAGATATTATTGCTCTTTTATTGTGCAGGTTGGAGATGCAGGTCCTGTTCTTGACATGATGGCCGTGATGTTAGAAAACATGTCTAACATTAATGTTATGGCTAGAACCTTGATCTCTACTGTTTACCGTACTGGTCAAGTTGTGGCGACAATACCTAATTTGACATATCAAAACAAGGCAAGATTGCGTCAGTTATATCACTTCCTTCGATACTTCCTTCGATCTACAATTATTAGTGCACAATACCAAGTTTCCAtctgattttctttgttttcgttTTGTGGTTTGAATGTCTGAATTTCTGTAGACATTTCCTGAGGCATTATTTCATCAGTTACTCGTAGCTATGGTCTGCGTAGACCATGAAAGCAGGGTGGGCGCACACCGTATTTTTTCTGTCGTGCTTGTTCCCTCATCTGTTTGCCCTCGTCCTTGTGCTGCTGCGCCCATTActacaaagaaaaataatattggaAGGACCCTCTCTAGAACTGTATCAGTATTTTCTTCATCAGCTGCGCTCtttgaaaaattaaaccatCAATCTCACTCACAGGAAAACATTGCTCAAGAGATGAAGGACAAAGTTGTAATTGTGGAAGAAGCAAAGGTTCCTAACGAATCCATGTTGAACAGATTGAAGTCCAAATTTAGTTCAAGAAGGCATCCATCAGCTACAAGTGAGTCTATTGGTAATGAGGATGGGTCAGTCAGCAATCACTCTGTGATGAACCGCTTGAAGTCAACTTACAGTCGAGCCTACAGTATTAGAAGGAACCCATCAGATACACCTTCTGCTGATGAAAAAACTGCTAGTATTTCAGATAAAGATTCGGTATTGTTTGTTGGTTCTGCTATTGTCATACAATGACTATGTGCTTTGAACACTATAGTATTACTTGATCATCTTCCATTGTGACCATTTTTCTTCCGACTGATTTTTGCAGACAATGTCCCTTAGGTTAAGCAGTCGTCAGATTACCCTTCTGCTTTCATCAATCTGGGCACAATCCATCTCTCCTTCAAATACACCTGAGAACTATGAAGCAATTGCTAATACCTACAGTCTTGTGCTACTTTATGCTCGAACTAAGGTACAACTTCCATTTTTGCTTGCATGTTAAGGTACCGCTCCTATTTTTTCCATTTTGCCTCGTGTTTGGATATTTGCTTTTTTCTCGAGACTACTCAATTTCAGGGTAAAGTGGGTTTTCCCAAATTATAGGAACAAAGTACTTTGCTATTAGTCATGAGCTCTATCCTTACCAATCCACCATTATCAATTCGATCATTCAATCCTTAATTTAAGCTAACTGGCTCCCGAGCCTTAAGCTATAAACTAAAAAGGCTACATCAATGACAACAATGAAGTTAAAATGACATGCTTTTGTCCCCCTTGTCTGGAATCTTGGGTTTAGATAACAAAAATGTTAAAGAAATCAACCCCATCTCATTAAAGGACCTACACAAATCTAGAATAAAGAATTCTAGAACATTCACTAAGGTTGGTTAGCTAGATTATCCAAGTTAAAGTAGTACTTTGTAGAAATgactagaatgttgtttcttaagttggtggaagagtctagaagaatggtgaggtttccaccaacatgcaagattagtgtagataattctagcttaggaagttagtggaattatctagatatctctagcatggtgtgtccatgcttctccaaggttccatccatgtctataaaaggagaaggcatccacaccatttgtatcaacaaaatcaacaaatcaACAAGTAACCAACCAAGCAAGCTTGTAAGCAAGCAAgcaagtgagagtgagaagaaagaatagtcttgtaagagtgtgagtgctctagagtttgtctctagaaagtgagtgagtgtcATAGCTTCTCAAGAGTGTCTTTGATagtttgtgttgtaatattttgtttgtgtaatacaagtaatttgtttacttgtattgtctctccaacacttgtgttagagttgtgtactctaagtTTGTTCACcccaacaaaaaatatttactGTTAGTCTACAGAATTTCAGGGTTAGTGGATTTGTAATTTGTGCAAGTTACAAATCGACTTTATAATGAAATttgtagttaattttttttctccttgtttGGTCCCCAATTTTCACTTTGTTTGGATTCATCATGTCATGTAGAACACATCCGATGAGACCCTGATCCGAAGTTTTCAGCTAGCCTTTTCCCTAAGGAGCATTTCTTTTGGAGGAGGTAAGCCCTCGAGTCTACAGACGGTTTCTTTTCCATAAGTTcttagcaacataaatgcattgCTCATATATTCGTTGCACTGGAATGTAACTGACGGCCGCAAaccactttgggttgtaatttttGGATGCCATTTTTAACTAGGGGATTTCATATTGCAGGATTGCAGCCATCAAGGCGCAGATCCCTCTTTACTTTGGCAACATCGATGATCATCTTCTCAGCTAAAGCCTACAACGTGGTTGCTCTCGCTCCTTGTGCTAAAGcagcacttacaaatgaaacaGTACGTGCAACAGAGTTTCCGGACCACATTTCCGTTGAATGTTAAATTGGCGGACCTTTTAAGTTATTTGTAGTTTGATTTGAAGTTTCCGAAGTTAGCCTTGCTCAATACTGACGTGTATGCTTTCATGACATGCTGTTAGGTTGATCCATTTCTACGGTTGGTTGATGATCGCAAATTGCAAGCTATCAATTCTGGAGCTGACCAAGTAAGGAAAGTTTATGGgtcaaaagaagatgatgaggatGCTTTAAGGTCACTTTCTGCTATAGAAAAATCTGAGAGCCAATCTAAGGAATCATACGCTACCATGATAGTGCAGACGCTTAGAAATTCACCAAAAGTAAACTTCCTATCACATTGTGATTATCTGAACCATGTCTAGTTCTTTGTAATTACGATTCTGATACTAGCTATTTcggttttcttttttaactaCAGGATTCATCGATTATAAAACAGCAGTTGCTTAATGATTTTCTGCCTGATGATGCATGTCCACTGGGAGCTCCGTTGAACATGGAAACACCCAGAGAAATCAACCAAGTTCCCgtacaagatgatggagaacctgcTAAGGTAATTTACTCGAAcgacttccttttttttataatatccAAACAATTAAGTGTACATAATGACTTTATTGTGCAGGCGGAGCCCCCATTATTCACAATTGGGGATGATGCACCCAATGCATCTGAAAATCAAACCGACCCTGGCACAAAAGTTGCAGTGGAAAGTTTAAGCATAATAAGCGTTGATCAGCTTTTAGACTCGGTAAGTGAGGCCACTGTTGCTGGTTTGTGGCTTTTGTAGAAACCAGACAGAAAATACGTAAATCAATGGACATTACATCAAGTTGAACATTGTGCTAAGTAAGAGAGCGATTCATGTGCAGTTTTTGGAGACAACACATCAAGTTGGAAGATTATCAGTCTCAGCTGCTACAAATATGCCGTACGTGGAAATGGCTGGCCAGTGTGAGGCTATTCAAATGGGGAAGCAGCAGAAGTTGTCAACGTTTATAGTTTCCCAGCAGAGACAAGAAAGTTTGATTAGATTTTCTAATGATTGCAACCAGGAAAAGGAAACTCTATCTGTTGTTCCGCTGGGCACCCCTACGGTATTTTCTTTAGCATACACTATATGGGAAAGTTATAAATTCAatccttttattttgcattGCATGCATACTGTGTTTTTAGCATATTCTTGTTGGGGTGAAATacttagagtacacaactctaacacaagtgttggagagacaatacaagtaaacaaattacttgtattacacaaacaaaatacTACAACACAAACTATCAAAGACACTCTTGAGAAGCTATgacactcactcactttctagagacaaactctagagcactcacactcttacaagactattctttcttctcactctcacttgcTTGCTTGCTTACAAGCTTGCTTGGTTGGTTACTTGTTGATTTGTTGATTTGTTgatacaaatggtgtggatgccttctccttttataggcatggatggaatCTTGGAGAAGTATGGACACAccatgctagagatatctagataattccactaacttcctaagctagaattatctacactaatcttgcatgttggtggaaacctcaccattcttctagactcttccaccaacttaagaaacaacattctagtcATCTCTACAAAGTACTACTTTAACTTGGATAATCTAGCTAACCAACCTTAGTGAATGTTCTAGAATTCTTTATTCTAGATTTGTGTAGGTCCTTTAATGAGATGGGGTTGATTgctttaacactccccctcaacacCAGCTCATTCTTCTCTCCATGCTGAGTTGACGACGAAACTTTTCAAACTTGCCGGTACTCAAACCTTtagtgaacaagtccgcaacttgttCATCTGTATTGatttgtctcatctcaatctcttcttgcaagaccttctctttaataaaatgataatgtacctccacatgtttagttcttgcatgaaagactggattttccgccaagcgaattgccgattggttatcacagtacaatggtactggataatctactggttgatgtaaaTCACttatcaactgtaccagccatgcattctcttgagctgccattgctgctgctctatactctgcttctgtggttgacaaagacaCCGTTGGTTGTCTCTTGCTGCACCACGAAACTACTCCAGAACCAATTCTAAAGACATACCCAGTGGtcgatctcctggtgtcatgatctcctgcAAAATCTGCATCACAATAGCCAACCAACTTACCATCTTCTCCTTTCTTGTACAagagaccatagtcaattgtactttTTACATATCTTAATATTCGTCGAACCGCTTCTAgatgaggcttctttggattttgcatgtatcgACTCAtaacaccaactgcataagaaatgtcaggtcgagtcaaagTCAgatagatcagactacctaccaattgtcgatacattgtTGCATCTTCCAAGTCTCTGCCTTCATGTGCACACATCTTGGCATTAGGTTCCACCGGTGTTGAGATTGGCTTGCATTCAAGCATCCCAAACTTCTGCAACAAGTCTTTTGCATACTTTTGTTGACACAGAAATAtgccttcttgtgtgcgatcaacctctaatCCAAGAAAGTGCTTGAGTTGTCCAAGCTCTTTCATCTTGAACCGAACtgacaaattttcttttgttcgACAAATTTCAACCTCATCATCACCAGTGATGATTAGGTCATCCACGTACACCAGCACGATAGCTAACTTTCCTCCATTAGCTTTAACAAATAAGCTGGAATCTGCATGCGCCACTGAGTAACCACTTTGCGTTAGAAATTCTGCAATTTTACCGTACCACGCCTTTGGTGCTTGTTTTagaccgtagagtgctttcctcaacttgcacacgtactcgAGATGAACTTTACTTTCAAAGCCCATTGGTTGCATCATGTAGATTTCCCGATCtaactctccatgcaagaaagcattcttcacatccatctggtatagattccaatttttgttagctgcaagtgcaagtaggaCTCGTACGGTTGTAAGCTTTgctactggactaaacgtttcatcatagtctagtccataTTGCTGAGAGAAGCCTCGAGCCACCAACCGAGCCTTGTACCTTTCAACTGAACCATCAGGACTacgctttatcttgtacacccatttgcagGATATAGGTTTCACATCCCTTGGCTTTGGCACCAAATCCCAAGTCTGATTCTGCTTAAGTGCAGTgatttcttcttccatagcTCTTATCCATTCAGAACTCTGTGATGCTTCTTCAAACACCTCAGGTTCTTTTGGTGCTTCATCAGTTATGGCAGCATTAGCATATTTAGGATTTGGCTTTCGTACTCTTGTTGACCTTCTTAGTtgtgattgtggagttgatacttCTACTCTACTAGGTCTAACTTCTTGTGGTTGTTGGTACACACCTGTTTGCCAAGGACTCTTAGGTACTTCTTGCTCGACATCGTCTCCAGCAAGCAAATCTTCAGGCTCATCTAGACTTGATTGGATTTGGACAGCTTGGTCTCCCAGTTTCCCTTGCAACGTATCTTCAAACTCTTTTGGGTCAGGTGACGCCTCATTTTCTGAGCACCAACAAGATGATGCTTCTGCGTCCCATTCTTCCTCCACAGCTAGAGACGCAACGACATCCCAATcatcttcaattttcttctctGAGTTGGCGACGTTACTTTCTGCAGGCCTTTTGAACCAGCAATCAttcgccatgtggccattctttccacaattgtaacacttgccctcaaatcttttattattctgggactgaccacggttgtcgtgatacttcggagctccccctggccgagaactccctcttccttgatgacctttttccttgtcaccatttcttttagattcaccaccagcacgctgcttaaagctgcctttacttttggtgtagagcgcttcctcctcaccttttaacgagacccctcccatttgctttgctaaagcttcttgatcggcaagcaaattctcgaactcaacaagtgatggttgggtcggccatccttgtacagCGGCAACGaagcctcgatattcgggtctcaatccatagataattattctttttatcctAGATTCTACAATGGCAGCACTAGGATCTAATTCAGAAATTTCACGGCAAATAGACTTTACCTTGTGGAAATACTGCGCAATCGTCATGTCCCTTTGGGCCACTGATAACAACTCGTTCTCGAGAAGCTGCAGtcttgtatcgttcctctttgaaaagagtgtggcgaaggtgtcccatgcttcttttggtgtCTTGGCCTTCCGTATGTGCTCTAACATGTCATCTTCAACTGTGGTTTTTAAGGCAAACATGGCCTTACATGCCTTGATCTTCCACTTCCTTAAAGCGCCGCTGGTGTCTTCTTCTGGCTGCGTAACTTCATTACCGCCGACGACATCCCAAAGATCTTGGCCTTGTAGGTAAGACTTCATACACGTCGCCCAcgtgttgtaatttttgttgttcaactTCTTGATTCCTCTAACAACTTGAAGGTCTCCCATCGTGTCGGCAGAGCTTCGATAAGCCGAACAAGATTAACAAATAATCTTGTGAAGTACTAAATTTCTCACGATTCTCAAAAGCTTTAATAGAGACGGTCCCTGATCGtaccgctctgataccaattgttggggtgaaaaacttagagtacacaactctaacacaagtgttggagagacaatacaagtaaacaaattacttgtattacacaaacaaaatacTACAACACAAACTATCAAAGACACTCTTGAGAAGCTATgacactcactcactttctagagacaaactctagagcactcacactcttacaagactattctttcttctcactctcacttgtTTGCTTGCTTACAAGCTTGCTTGGTTGGTTACTTGTTGATTTGTTGATTTGTTgatacaaatggtgtggatgccttctccttttataggcatggatggaatCTTGGAGAAGTATGGACACAccatgctagagatatctagataattccactaacttcctaagctagaattatctacactaatcttgcatgttggtggaaacctcaccattcttctagactcttccaccaacttaagaaacaacattctagtcATTTCTACAAAGTACTACTTTAACTTGGATAATCTAGCTAACCAACCTTAGTGAATGTTTTAGAATTCTTTATTATAGATTTGTGTAGGTCCTTTAATGAGATGGGGTTGATTGCTTTAACAATTCTGAGTTGTTGAAAACCATCTGGGACTGCAGAGTGGAAATCCATTCCTTGAATCAAGTGCTATTTCACTCAACCAATCTGTTGGCAATGGCTCTTCGATGCTTTGCGCAACCGAGTATCAGCCCTATCCACACTTTCAGCTACCGGCATCAAGCCCCTACGATAACTTTTTAAAGGCTGTAGGTTGTTGATCCGTGTAGAGAAAGTTCGATAGCCTTTGTAGCACGTAAGAAATTCAGTGTTAACAACATTGGAGCGAGTGGCAGTTGTATCTGCAACAAGTTTGTGTTGCTCCCAATTCAGCCAGCCTTGTTTTCTCTTCATCTCTACTGACCGACTGCATTCATTTATTCATCGATGGTTGATAGGGAGGTTCATTTTATGCATCTTTTGGTCTCTCCCTCGCTTTACATGTTTGATATTGTAAAGTAAGAGTTTTGCTCAACCAcactttttttcttcccaaCCATTCACTTGTGAAAAAGAAAACGTGCAGGAGATAATTTTCATATATAGTATAAAGATGTGAAATAGGTAAATTTCATTTTCGTACCTTCAATGTGAAGTGAAAGCATGTTAATTTGTGTATAAAAATTACTTAATTTTGTGTAAAAGAGGAAAGACTTTACTAAGATTCAGTTTTGATGCAAAAGATCAGGCTTTCGCTGCAACTGCAAAGCATACTAAGAATTTGAGCAAGAAGGAATACACAAGCTTTGAGGACAACTTTGTCTGAGCCACCTACATGATACCACCAAAACTAAAGGCTTTACTCTAATCAGGATCTTTACCAAGGATGACTCAAACAAGTATATTTGCTCAACAAGAGAAGTTTATACAAAGAATTGATTTCCATTCAAGTCTGCCTACTTACATAGAATACACACATATTTATAGGCTTAGGAGGAACCCTCCCGAACCTCACCTAAAACTATTTGGATACAAGAGGCATCATCCTTTTTATCCCATACATAAGATGAGGAGAGATCTTCTCTACATCACAATTGCTTGACTTAACACTCAAATTAGTCTAGATAAGATTCCTTACTTTATAACACATCAAATATTATTCTAGTGGGGCAACTTATTGTCCAACAACATAATTTTGGATACTGATCTTAGAACACTAAAATTGTAAGTTATTAGCTAATGGCAAAATGACATGCTCAAAAGGGTGAGGGTAAAAACAGGATAGAATGAGAAAGTGTGTTTTGACTAAGACTTTATTTCTGAGTATACTGATAATTTATAGTTTTACTTGGAGCATTTTTCATGATAAAAAGAGTTGAGTAGGGGTAACTGCCTTCGTTCATGtctaaatgtatcaaataaatagaccGTCGTCATGAATATgtccaaatgtatcaaataaaggAGGGTGGATGGGCAAAGGCTATTTGGGCACAAcagattttgttgaacaaataatattatctacactaaggaatGCGAGGGTGGGGAAATAGGCTTAGCCCAataacctaagacctctcactta contains the following coding sequences:
- the LOC137733494 gene encoding protein SEMI-ROLLED LEAF 2-like, which encodes MGVISRQVFPVCESLCFFCPALRARSRHPVKRYKQMLAEIFPRSPDEEPNERKISKLCEYASKTPLRIPKITTTLEQRCYKDLRTENFHSVKVVMCIYRKLLVSCKEQMPLFASSVLGIVQILLDQTRHDEIRLLGCQTLIEFINNQKDGTYMFNLDGIIPKLCLLAQEMREDGTDKCLRSAGLQALSSMVWFMGEFCHISSEFDSVVSVVLENYGGPKNKSEKQDIQIGSPGEVSPSLEPMTRISSLRLLGSEIGEVHVSGDDMNNPRFWSKVCLHKIAKLAKEATTVRRVLESLFRCFDNGDLWSPKHGLVLSVLMDMQLIIENCGQNRHFMLSILIKHLDHKNVLKNPNMQLDIVDVATSLAREAKVQSSVAIIGALSDMMRHLRKSIHCSLDDSNLGAEVIEWNRKFRAAVDECLVQLTHKVGDAGPVLDMMAVMLENMSNINVMARTLISTVYRTGQVVATIPNLTYQNKTFPEALFHQLLVAMVCVDHESRVGAHRIFSVVLVPSSVCPRPCAAAPITTKKNNIGRTLSRTVSVFSSSAALFEKLNHQSHSQENIAQEMKDKVVIVEEAKVPNESMLNRLKSKFSSRRHPSATSESIGNEDGSVSNHSVMNRLKSTYSRAYSIRRNPSDTPSADEKTASISDKDSTMSLRLSSRQITLLLSSIWAQSISPSNTPENYEAIANTYSLVLLYARTKNTSDETLIRSFQLAFSLRSISFGGGLQPSRRRSLFTLATSMIIFSAKAYNVVALAPCAKAALTNETVDPFLRLVDDRKLQAINSGADQVRKVYGSKEDDEDALRSLSAIEKSESQSKESYATMIVQTLRNSPKDSSIIKQQLLNDFLPDDACPLGAPLNMETPREINQVPVQDDGEPAKAEPPLFTIGDDAPNASENQTDPGTKVAVESLSIISVDQLLDSVSETTHQVGRLSVSAATNMPYVEMAGQCEAIQMGKQQKLSTFIVSQQRQESLIRFSNDCNQEKETLSVVPLGTPTHILVGVKYLEYTTLTQVLERQYK